One window of the Candidatus Bathyarchaeia archaeon genome contains the following:
- a CDS encoding hydrogenase iron-sulfur subunit encodes MLTEKSVKIRDEYCSRCIICSSVCPFEAIYLNREAGEVILDIEKCQVCGICFSACPSSSIDIAYYKVALLSKYVEKMRKNNLLLMCRGAIIKPELKESLKKNGVLDDSAQLHVPCVGRIPPEFLLKTIEAGVKKILIVPCEDDKCRFKVGSDISVSRLVLLQKLLSQIGLDYNALSFVRSSIKAYINKYRCIGCGNCAYTCPNRAIKIVSPGVAQLNEAACSGCGACVSVCPSLAINLEGFENNLILETISKYRPLISEVKIRSGSPVVAVFYCHWANFPAPDEYRAHIKESIVFFEIPCSSMISPLYILQAFYEGFDGVLVVACKKGECKFERGNELAERHIVALKNLLRQVNLENRLEICFVSPKYLGEIDNQIKLFMDRIASLIEGSR; translated from the coding sequence ATGCTAACCGAAAAAAGCGTAAAGATACGTGATGAGTATTGCAGCAGATGCATTATATGTTCTTCAGTATGCCCATTCGAGGCGATATACCTCAATAGAGAAGCCGGAGAAGTGATATTGGACATAGAGAAGTGCCAAGTCTGCGGTATATGCTTTAGCGCCTGCCCATCATCATCTATAGACATAGCTTACTACAAGGTTGCCTTACTCTCCAAGTATGTTGAAAAGATGCGGAAAAACAACCTGTTGTTAATGTGTAGAGGGGCAATAATAAAACCTGAGCTAAAAGAAAGCCTGAAGAAAAATGGAGTATTAGATGACTCCGCTCAATTACATGTACCATGCGTCGGTCGCATACCGCCAGAGTTTTTGCTTAAAACTATAGAGGCTGGCGTGAAAAAGATATTGATTGTGCCCTGTGAGGATGATAAGTGCCGATTTAAGGTTGGAAGCGATATAAGCGTATCTCGCCTAGTACTATTACAAAAACTGCTTAGCCAGATCGGATTAGATTACAATGCGCTATCTTTTGTGAGGAGCTCTATAAAAGCGTACATCAATAAGTATAGGTGTATAGGCTGTGGAAACTGCGCGTATACATGCCCAAATAGGGCAATAAAGATTGTGTCGCCCGGTGTGGCACAACTCAATGAGGCTGCTTGCTCCGGCTGCGGCGCATGCGTATCTGTTTGCCCATCTCTTGCAATTAACTTAGAGGGCTTTGAAAACAACTTAATTCTTGAGACTATCTCTAAATACCGCCCATTAATTAGCGAAGTAAAAATAAGGAGCGGTAGCCCGGTGGTAGCGGTATTCTATTGCCACTGGGCCAACTTTCCCGCGCCGGATGAGTATCGCGCCCATATCAAGGAGAGCATTGTGTTCTTTGAGATCCCATGCTCAAGCATGATTAGCCCGCTATATATTCTCCAAGCCTTCTACGAGGGGTTTGACGGTGTTCTGGTAGTAGCCTGTAAAAAAGGCGAGTGCAAGTTTGAGAGGGGCAATGAATTAGCTGAAAGGCATATAGTCGCGCTTAAAAATCTCCTTAGACAGGTTAACCTCGAAAACAGACTTGAAATATGTTTTGTATCGCCAAAATATTTAGGGGAGATTGATAATCAAATTAAATTATTCATGGATAGAATAGCGTCTCTAATCGAGGGATCTAGATGA
- a CDS encoding GTP-binding protein encodes MPKTAQVEEILAVMRRKERIRNVGVVAHIDHGKTTLTDLLLAEAGLIPYSLAGEILMLDYLEEERRRGITIKAGNISLLHKVNGEKYVVNLIDTPGHVDFTGRVTRALRIIDGAIVLVDAVEEIMAQTEVVTRQMLNERVKPILLINKVDRLITELRLTAREIYTKIARIIRDFNNLIDMYCEQRFKDEWKVDTSKENVIFGSALHKWGLTAESAKRKNIKFNDLIEAYNSDEWQGLQETIPLHKAVLEAIVRSLPSPVEAQKYRVPKIWRGDPHSEIGRAMVECDPYGPTTICVVNVKRDPAEGLVATGRIFSGSVEEGDKVYLLNAGEECVINRVSIYMGAFREHAGRLDSGNIAALSGFKMIRAGETIVDVEHKDSAVPFEEIKYVSEPVVTVSVEPKDPRNLSRLMEALRSLLIEDPNLSLSINEETGEYLLSGVGELHLDVSIKTIKEIMPDLEIIVSKPMISYRESVEKVGAVVTVVSPNELNSISVNVEPLDVNSSIALDEEAGFKENIKNIERILNVEENENVLVDISGKDYSEEDLNAIVSGFKWACKYGPLCGEPLRGVRVNLVDACLAREKEARGYAQITPTVRKAIFKSFMSASPVLLEPVYAVQISAPAEQVGIIINLITKRRGKISNISQRGPLLVVDGLMPIAESLGLADELRSASSGRAFWQSRFSHWGKVPEEHMPKIVESIRIRKGLPRDMFR; translated from the coding sequence ATGCCGAAGACCGCTCAAGTGGAAGAGATATTAGCGGTTATGAGAAGAAAAGAACGTATCCGTAATGTTGGCGTAGTGGCCCATATAGATCATGGAAAAACAACATTAACGGATTTACTGCTCGCGGAGGCCGGGTTGATACCCTACAGTCTAGCTGGCGAAATACTGATGCTGGATTATCTTGAGGAGGAGCGGAGAAGAGGAATAACGATAAAGGCTGGCAACATATCGCTACTACATAAGGTGAATGGCGAAAAATACGTTGTGAATCTCATTGATACACCGGGGCATGTTGACTTTACAGGCAGGGTTACACGAGCCTTAAGAATAATTGATGGCGCGATAGTTCTGGTTGACGCTGTTGAAGAGATCATGGCGCAAACAGAAGTGGTCACAAGACAAATGTTAAATGAACGCGTCAAACCCATCCTCCTAATAAATAAGGTTGACAGATTAATTACTGAGCTGAGGTTAACGGCAAGGGAAATTTACACTAAAATAGCGCGCATAATTCGAGACTTCAACAACCTGATAGATATGTATTGTGAGCAGCGTTTCAAGGATGAGTGGAAGGTTGACACGTCTAAGGAAAACGTTATATTCGGCTCAGCACTGCATAAATGGGGGCTGACGGCGGAGTCCGCTAAAAGAAAGAACATAAAATTTAACGACCTAATTGAAGCATATAATAGTGATGAGTGGCAGGGCCTTCAAGAGACCATTCCACTTCATAAAGCTGTTCTGGAAGCTATTGTAAGAAGCTTGCCGAGCCCCGTCGAGGCGCAGAAATACAGGGTGCCGAAAATATGGAGAGGGGATCCCCATTCAGAAATAGGTAGGGCGATGGTCGAATGCGACCCCTACGGCCCAACAACCATATGTGTGGTTAATGTTAAGAGGGATCCCGCGGAAGGTTTGGTGGCTACTGGAAGAATATTTTCAGGTAGTGTGGAGGAAGGTGACAAGGTTTACCTCTTGAACGCTGGTGAGGAGTGCGTAATCAACCGCGTTTCAATTTACATGGGCGCATTCAGGGAGCATGCTGGCAGACTCGACTCCGGCAACATAGCGGCGCTCTCAGGCTTTAAGATGATTAGAGCGGGTGAAACCATAGTTGACGTAGAACATAAGGATAGCGCGGTTCCGTTTGAGGAAATTAAATATGTCTCGGAACCAGTTGTCACGGTGTCTGTTGAGCCGAAAGATCCCAGAAATCTTTCACGTCTAATGGAGGCTCTGAGATCTCTTTTAATTGAGGATCCTAATCTATCCCTTTCAATTAATGAAGAGACGGGTGAATATCTTCTCAGCGGTGTGGGTGAACTGCACTTAGACGTTTCCATAAAAACCATAAAAGAGATTATGCCTGACCTAGAGATAATCGTCTCTAAACCTATGATATCTTATAGGGAGAGCGTTGAAAAGGTTGGCGCTGTGGTAACGGTTGTAAGCCCCAATGAACTTAACAGTATATCAGTGAATGTTGAGCCATTAGACGTAAACTCATCAATAGCTCTCGATGAGGAAGCGGGCTTTAAAGAAAACATTAAAAATATTGAACGAATACTTAACGTCGAAGAGAACGAGAACGTTCTCGTTGACATTTCTGGAAAGGATTATTCTGAAGAGGATTTAAATGCCATTGTAAGCGGTTTTAAATGGGCGTGTAAATATGGACCTTTATGTGGCGAGCCTCTGAGAGGCGTAAGGGTAAACTTAGTTGACGCTTGTCTTGCTCGTGAAAAAGAGGCGAGGGGGTATGCGCAGATAACCCCGACGGTGAGAAAGGCGATCTTCAAGTCGTTTATGTCAGCTAGTCCAGTTCTACTTGAACCAGTATACGCGGTTCAAATATCTGCGCCAGCCGAGCAGGTTGGCATCATCATAAACTTGATAACTAAAAGGCGCGGTAAAATTTCAAACATATCGCAGAGGGGGCCGCTCCTCGTGGTCGACGGGCTTATGCCTATAGCTGAATCTCTAGGTTTAGCGGATGAGTTGAGGTCGGCGTCTTCTGGAAGAGCTTTTTGGCAAAGCAGGTTCTCTCATTGGGGGAAAGTCCCCGAAGAACATATGCCTAAAATAGTGGAATCCATAAGGATTAGGAAGGGGCTTCCTAGAGATATGTTTAGGTGA
- a CDS encoding CDP-2,3-bis-(O-geranylgeranyl)-sn-glycerol synthase, protein MFLNEIFSALYYVFPAYCANASPVIFGGGKPIDYGKKFVDGKPIFGPNKTYRGFISGVLIGTLVGYIQETVAPTYGLPAGNVLRGFTLSLGALIGDLIGSFVKRRLNLKPGAPFPVIDQVFFVVFALLFSLAVEPSSLSFTGAILIIFLTIPIHILVNAIAYLLRLKDTPW, encoded by the coding sequence ATGTTCCTTAACGAAATATTCAGCGCATTATACTATGTTTTTCCAGCGTACTGTGCGAACGCGTCACCGGTTATTTTCGGTGGCGGAAAACCCATCGATTACGGGAAAAAATTCGTTGATGGAAAACCAATATTTGGCCCAAATAAAACCTACAGGGGTTTTATTTCCGGAGTATTAATCGGCACGCTTGTCGGATATATTCAGGAAACTGTTGCACCAACCTATGGTTTGCCGGCAGGTAATGTTCTTCGAGGCTTTACCTTATCGCTGGGAGCGCTTATAGGTGACCTAATAGGTTCATTCGTGAAGAGAAGATTGAACCTTAAGCCCGGAGCCCCGTTTCCGGTGATCGACCAGGTATTTTTTGTCGTTTTTGCCCTACTGTTTTCACTAGCCGTTGAACCCAGCTCACTATCGTTTACAGGGGCTATTTTGATAATCTTTTTAACTATCCCGATCCATATTTTAGTCAACGCTATAGCTTATCTGCTACGATTAAAGGACACACCATGGTGA
- a CDS encoding diphthine--ammonia ligase — protein sequence MRLGALFSGGKDSCLAIYKALKFHEVRCLVSLIPKSEESRLFHYPNVWVTKYQAEAMGLPIIQVETGDSEAEGILSLRKALSLAIKTFRIEGVVTGAIRSMYQASRFQKACAELGLWCFNPLWLMDQNELLNEIIGQGFHVIISGIFAYPLDESFLGKTIDHEVVRKIMALQEKYGVSAAGEGGEIETTVLDAPFFRKRIEVVDYEIQYRDYSGIFRIKGLRLIDK from the coding sequence ATGAGGCTAGGTGCGCTCTTTTCTGGTGGAAAGGATTCGTGTTTAGCAATCTATAAGGCTCTTAAATTCCACGAGGTTCGCTGCTTAGTAAGCTTGATTCCGAAGAGCGAAGAGAGCCGCCTATTCCATTATCCCAATGTTTGGGTGACCAAGTATCAGGCGGAGGCCATGGGGCTGCCAATAATTCAGGTAGAAACTGGCGATAGCGAGGCTGAGGGGATCCTCAGTCTACGTAAAGCCTTGAGCTTAGCTATTAAAACGTTTAGGATTGAGGGGGTTGTCACTGGGGCAATAAGATCCATGTATCAGGCAAGCAGATTCCAGAAGGCGTGCGCTGAGCTTGGGCTTTGGTGCTTTAACCCATTATGGCTTATGGATCAAAATGAATTATTGAATGAGATTATAGGGCAAGGATTCCATGTCATAATTTCAGGAATATTTGCTTACCCCCTCGACGAAAGCTTTCTTGGAAAAACCATAGACCATGAGGTTGTAAGGAAAATTATGGCTCTACAAGAGAAATATGGTGTGAGCGCCGCTGGCGAAGGCGGTGAAATAGAGACAACTGTTTTAGATGCGCCGTTTTTCAGGAAGAGAATTGAAGTGGTGGATTATGAGATACAGTACAGGGATTATTCTGGAATATTCAGAATAAAAGGTTTGAGGTTAATTGATAAATGA
- a CDS encoding methylenetetrahydrofolate reductase C-terminal domain-containing protein has product MIIVKEKPLDEILGFLLPYESILIVGCDGCTQPPRGLREAMTYAMLIEMRAKIKGKTNLKCRATTVSMQCDNHICSTTLTPQLEGIDAILSLACGVGVQTLVEVFPEIPVYPGQNTVFVGSQEREGGTMHEKCKACGECLLGETGGICPITNCPKGILNGPCGGCVDGKCEVPFEIRDESGKVVKTIVKDCAWYLMYQRLKKLNRLDLFRKYRPPRNRAISSSPRLLEVV; this is encoded by the coding sequence ATGATAATTGTAAAAGAGAAACCTTTAGACGAAATACTGGGCTTCCTCCTACCTTACGAGAGCATACTTATTGTTGGATGCGATGGCTGTACTCAGCCCCCAAGAGGGTTGAGAGAAGCGATGACCTACGCCATGCTCATTGAGATGAGAGCTAAGATTAAGGGAAAAACTAACCTTAAATGCAGAGCTACCACCGTATCTATGCAATGCGATAATCACATATGCTCGACAACCTTAACGCCCCAGCTGGAAGGCATCGACGCCATCTTATCTCTTGCATGCGGCGTCGGCGTCCAAACCCTAGTGGAGGTTTTTCCGGAAATCCCTGTTTACCCCGGTCAAAACACCGTCTTTGTCGGCTCGCAAGAAAGAGAGGGCGGCACGATGCACGAGAAATGCAAGGCTTGTGGGGAATGTTTATTGGGGGAAACTGGCGGCATATGTCCAATAACTAATTGCCCAAAGGGCATATTGAATGGGCCCTGCGGTGGATGTGTTGATGGGAAATGTGAGGTTCCGTTTGAAATAAGGGATGAATCTGGAAAGGTTGTAAAGACTATTGTTAAGGACTGCGCCTGGTACCTAATGTATCAAAGACTGAAGAAGCTGAATAGGTTAGATTTGTTCAGAAAATATAGGCCCCCGAGGAATAGAGCCATTTCAAGCTCGCCGAGACTTCTGGAGGTTGTTTGA
- a CDS encoding radical SAM protein, producing MGLPMFNIARASLCTCLPKYNINPYLGKCAHNCVYCYAIKFPSFTGPVTPRLNLKEEISRVVKRTKMRLPVMLSGSTDPYQPLERNYRVTRRCIEVLSENHFPILIVTKSDLVIRDIDLLKKTSSVVSMTITTPRNDVASIIEPNAPGPNARFSALKRIVDENIPAVVRIDPIIPSVNSDIDDLEKIVSKSSEIGVKQITASTMKMVKNMLPNIRRENPNLSRRLMDLYRDGEWIGGYKYLNRDLRRSILVRLKSIVEDYGLMFATCREGFPDLNTTICDGTAYCRITLNGFLAAKKHHAN from the coding sequence ATGGGTCTCCCGATGTTTAACATAGCGAGGGCATCTCTTTGCACATGTCTCCCAAAATACAACATAAATCCATATCTAGGTAAGTGCGCCCATAACTGCGTGTACTGTTATGCTATTAAATTTCCGAGCTTTACAGGTCCGGTGACGCCGAGACTTAACCTTAAAGAGGAAATTTCTAGAGTGGTTAAAAGAACAAAGATGCGTCTGCCAGTTATGCTCAGCGGTTCAACAGACCCATATCAGCCGCTCGAAAGAAATTACAGGGTAACTAGAAGGTGTATAGAGGTCTTATCTGAGAACCATTTCCCCATACTAATAGTTACGAAATCAGATTTAGTTATCAGAGATATTGATCTTCTAAAGAAGACTTCTAGCGTTGTATCTATGACCATTACCACACCCCGCAATGATGTTGCCAGCATTATAGAGCCAAACGCTCCCGGGCCAAATGCGCGTTTCAGCGCGCTTAAAAGAATTGTAGACGAGAATATACCGGCCGTGGTCAGAATAGATCCGATAATTCCATCGGTTAACTCCGACATCGATGATCTTGAGAAAATAGTTTCTAAGTCTTCTGAGATAGGTGTTAAACAAATAACAGCCTCCACAATGAAGATGGTTAAGAACATGCTGCCAAATATTAGACGTGAAAATCCCAATCTTTCGAGAAGATTAATGGATCTTTACAGAGATGGTGAATGGATTGGAGGCTATAAATATTTGAACAGAGATTTAAGGCGGAGCATACTCGTTAGATTAAAATCTATAGTTGAAGATTACGGCTTAATGTTCGCGACATGTAGAGAAGGCTTTCCAGATCTTAATACGACAATATGCGATGGAACAGCGTATTGCCGCATCACGCTAAATGGTTTTCTCGCGGCTAAGAAACACCACGCTAACTAA
- a CDS encoding TatD family hydrolase, translated as MDLIDTHAHLEGVNDLKNAVRRAADSGVIAIIAVGSDYDSNIWVMSESRKYEVKGLRIYPALGLHPWGLDPSKVEETIRFIEDNIDKVVALGEVGLDYWDKDARRSEDRRELQRRIFRRILYMARRIDKPVSIHSRGAWDDCVNIVIEAGVKRAVFHWFSGPNGALKRLLDYGYCVSATPAATYSKEHRRVIMKTPLDNIILETDSPVVYAGEISEPAHIVKALNAVAELKGVSAEIVAEATTENAKRIFKIN; from the coding sequence ATGGATCTAATAGATACTCATGCACATTTGGAAGGTGTTAATGATCTTAAGAATGCCGTTAGGAGGGCTGCTGATTCAGGCGTCATTGCAATAATAGCTGTGGGTTCAGACTATGATTCAAATATTTGGGTGATGAGTGAAAGCCGAAAATATGAGGTTAAAGGATTAAGGATTTACCCGGCGCTGGGGCTTCATCCATGGGGGCTTGACCCCTCAAAGGTTGAGGAGACCATAAGATTCATCGAAGATAATATCGATAAAGTAGTGGCTCTGGGCGAGGTTGGCTTAGATTACTGGGATAAAGATGCCAGAAGAAGCGAGGATAGGCGGGAACTGCAAAGAAGAATCTTCAGGAGAATTCTCTATATGGCGAGGAGAATCGATAAGCCTGTTTCAATTCATAGTAGGGGCGCTTGGGATGACTGCGTTAACATAGTTATAGAAGCCGGGGTGAAAAGGGCCGTTTTCCATTGGTTTAGCGGCCCTAATGGCGCCTTAAAAAGGCTTCTCGACTACGGGTACTGCGTCTCCGCTACACCAGCAGCAACCTACAGTAAAGAGCATAGAAGGGTGATAATGAAAACTCCTTTAGATAACATAATCTTAGAAACCGACTCACCAGTCGTTTATGCTGGGGAGATCTCGGAGCCAGCTCACATAGTTAAAGCGTTGAACGCTGTCGCGGAGCTTAAAGGTGTTAGCGCAGAGATTGTGGCTGAGGCGACGACTGAAAATGCTAAAAGAATCTTCAAGATTAACTAG
- a CDS encoding oxidoreductase yields MGEKKLKLAFYWAASCGGCEIAVLDIDEKILDTVQFADIIFWPAAMDIKYGDVEKMPDKHIDVCFFNGGIRSSEQDYMAKLLREKSKILVAYGSCACFGGIPGLANLYGRSEVFEKVYFKIASTVNPENISPKPKTYVREGELSLPEFYDDVKALHQVVEVDYYVPGCPPAVERTVSALEAVFRGDLPPRGSVLAPLKSVCDECSKKKENKKISQIYRVYEKIPDPERCLLEQGIVCMGPATRGGCGARCLKADMPCTGCGGPCPNVSDQGAAMLSALASIISAEEKKPFEEIERAVNRIVDPAGTFYMYTLPASILKRRPTRK; encoded by the coding sequence TTGGGTGAAAAGAAACTTAAGCTCGCCTTCTATTGGGCTGCGAGCTGCGGTGGATGTGAGATAGCGGTGCTCGATATAGACGAGAAGATACTTGACACAGTGCAATTTGCAGATATTATCTTCTGGCCAGCTGCCATGGATATAAAATATGGCGATGTTGAAAAAATGCCCGATAAGCATATAGACGTTTGCTTCTTTAATGGCGGCATACGCAGTAGCGAACAAGACTATATGGCAAAACTGTTAAGAGAGAAGTCTAAGATACTCGTCGCTTACGGATCATGCGCCTGCTTCGGGGGGATCCCTGGACTCGCAAACCTTTACGGTAGGAGCGAGGTCTTTGAGAAAGTGTACTTTAAGATCGCTTCCACGGTTAATCCAGAAAACATTTCGCCTAAACCTAAAACATACGTCAGGGAAGGCGAGCTATCTCTTCCAGAATTTTACGATGATGTAAAAGCTCTCCACCAAGTTGTTGAAGTCGACTATTATGTTCCGGGATGCCCGCCAGCAGTAGAGAGGACAGTATCTGCGTTAGAGGCGGTATTTAGGGGGGATCTCCCTCCGAGGGGCTCAGTTCTAGCGCCCTTAAAGTCCGTGTGCGATGAATGCTCAAAGAAAAAGGAGAATAAAAAAATCTCTCAGATATACCGCGTTTACGAGAAAATTCCAGACCCGGAAAGATGCTTGCTTGAACAAGGCATAGTATGTATGGGTCCAGCGACGAGGGGTGGATGCGGGGCTAGATGCTTAAAGGCTGATATGCCTTGCACCGGGTGTGGAGGGCCATGCCCTAACGTATCTGATCAAGGCGCAGCTATGTTAAGCGCATTAGCGTCAATAATTAGCGCGGAGGAGAAAAAGCCTTTTGAGGAAATTGAAAGGGCTGTAAACCGGATAGTGGATCCAGCTGGAACATTTTACATGTATACTCTGCCAGCTTCAATCTTGAAAAGGAGGCCTACTCGTAAATGA
- a CDS encoding hydrogenase maturation protease, translating into MKRTVKRRLKKWLSGAERVVIAGIGNPIRMDDYIGVIITRSLHGRVSEKVLLIECETVPESYMQQILDFKPTHIILIDAALLGLKPGEVKLLEPRDMGFSPAFSTHILPLQIFCEYLTKMINAKIMLLLVQPKKTDFGDELTPEVLSTGKEIADLLIEILPR; encoded by the coding sequence ATGAAGAGAACTGTAAAAAGAAGGTTGAAAAAGTGGTTGTCGGGGGCAGAGAGGGTTGTCATAGCTGGTATTGGAAACCCCATCCGCATGGATGACTATATAGGAGTAATCATAACTCGTAGTCTGCATGGAAGAGTATCCGAGAAAGTTCTTTTAATCGAATGTGAAACGGTTCCAGAAAGCTACATGCAGCAGATATTAGATTTTAAGCCAACACACATTATATTAATAGACGCTGCACTTTTAGGCCTAAAACCCGGAGAAGTGAAACTTTTAGAGCCTAGAGACATGGGGTTTTCCCCAGCATTTTCAACTCACATCCTACCTCTCCAAATTTTCTGCGAGTATCTCACTAAAATGATAAACGCTAAAATAATGCTTCTTCTAGTGCAACCCAAAAAGACAGATTTCGGCGATGAGCTAACCCCAGAAGTTCTCTCCACGGGAAAGGAGATTGCAGATCTCCTAATTGAAATCCTTCCCCGCTAG
- a CDS encoding ARMT1-like domain-containing protein: MKSRLLCIPCTLRAAYDIATKATDDEEMHKKVLYETLKWLNSNGDLLNVTPTVLHTHVFRLVQKITGNNDPFAKLKRESNRIAMRLIPFLESEIEKKSFNDAFKLSMLGAICGNSIDFEVEGHQVFVEGLEKSLMNCLGGGLALDDTHKLIGALSKSHTVLYLLDNAGEIVFDKLFIGTIIKRFSVKVFAAVKSGPIMNDATMEDALQIGLNEVAEVVTTGSTSIGLNLEECSEDFIRLLKEADVIIAKGQGYYESLTEIEHAFLKPIAYMLRAKCSAVAKSFNVPQGANVVKVINY, translated from the coding sequence ATGAAAAGCCGTTTACTCTGCATACCTTGCACTTTAAGGGCAGCGTACGATATCGCCACCAAGGCGACCGACGATGAGGAGATGCATAAAAAGGTTCTATATGAAACTTTAAAGTGGCTAAATAGTAATGGTGATCTATTAAATGTTACTCCCACGGTATTGCATACACACGTGTTTAGGCTAGTTCAGAAGATAACTGGAAACAACGATCCCTTCGCGAAACTAAAGAGGGAATCAAATAGAATCGCTATGCGTTTAATACCGTTCCTGGAGAGCGAAATCGAGAAAAAGTCTTTTAACGATGCTTTTAAACTGTCGATGTTGGGAGCAATATGTGGAAACTCTATAGACTTTGAGGTTGAAGGACATCAAGTTTTTGTTGAGGGGCTTGAAAAGTCTTTGATGAATTGCTTGGGAGGTGGGTTAGCGCTGGATGATACACATAAGCTCATTGGAGCCCTCTCGAAATCCCATACAGTTCTCTATCTGCTTGATAACGCTGGCGAAATAGTCTTTGATAAACTGTTCATCGGCACCATCATTAAAAGATTCTCGGTTAAAGTCTTTGCTGCCGTAAAGTCTGGGCCCATAATGAACGATGCGACGATGGAAGACGCATTACAGATAGGGCTAAACGAAGTTGCAGAGGTTGTTACAACTGGCAGTACTTCGATAGGGCTAAACCTAGAAGAATGCTCAGAAGACTTTATTAGACTCTTGAAGGAAGCCGACGTTATAATCGCTAAGGGTCAAGGCTATTATGAAAGTTTAACTGAGATTGAACATGCTTTCTTAAAGCCAATCGCATATATGCTTAGGGCTAAATGTTCGGCTGTCGCTAAATCCTTCAACGTACCCCAAGGTGCGAATGTTGTTAAGGTCATAAATTACTAA
- a CDS encoding Ni/Fe hydrogenase subunit alpha: MKKIIIDPITRLEGHGKITIFLNEEGDVENAYMQVPELRGFERFCVGRKAEDMPVLTSRICGVCPVAHHMAGTKALDAAFHVEPPEPAKKLRELMYCGYIIYDHILHFYYLGGPDFIVGPKAPPEKRNILGVIESLGLDIGREIIRHRAYGQRIVEIIGGKATHPVSGLPGGLSKPLSEEDRREIEKMVSSSIEFAKFSLDLFHKIVLENTEYIDLVRSDVYSLRTYYMGLVDENNKVNFYDGKIRVVDPYGNEFVKFDAKDYLNHIAERVEEWTYVKLPYLRKVGWKGFIDGPESGIYRVGPLGRLNASEGMATPLAQEEYRLMYRTLGGKPVHSTLAYHWARLIELLYAAERAAELIKDPEITSRNIRNKPDEPGEGVGVVEAARGTLIHHYVLDKNALVKDVNLIVATVNNVPSINISIRNAAKGLIHGGKVDQSLLNMVEMAFRAYDPCLACATHFAVGQMPLLIEIYDSRGKLIGEVRR, encoded by the coding sequence ATGAAAAAGATAATTATAGATCCGATCACGAGACTTGAGGGCCATGGCAAAATAACTATTTTTCTGAACGAGGAGGGCGATGTGGAAAACGCTTACATGCAGGTTCCTGAGCTCCGCGGCTTCGAAAGGTTCTGTGTTGGGAGAAAAGCTGAAGATATGCCTGTGTTGACGAGCAGGATTTGCGGCGTCTGCCCGGTAGCGCATCATATGGCTGGGACAAAAGCTCTAGACGCGGCGTTTCATGTTGAGCCGCCCGAGCCGGCTAAAAAGCTTAGAGAGCTCATGTACTGCGGCTACATAATCTACGATCACATACTGCACTTTTACTATCTTGGCGGTCCGGACTTTATAGTCGGCCCGAAAGCTCCGCCAGAAAAACGTAACATTCTGGGCGTGATCGAAAGCCTAGGTTTAGATATTGGCAGGGAGATTATAAGGCATAGAGCTTACGGACAGAGAATTGTGGAGATTATAGGTGGCAAAGCTACGCATCCAGTTTCCGGATTGCCGGGCGGCTTGTCTAAACCATTAAGCGAAGAAGATAGACGGGAAATTGAGAAGATGGTTTCCTCATCCATTGAGTTCGCTAAGTTTTCGCTGGATCTTTTCCATAAGATAGTTTTAGAGAACACTGAGTACATAGACTTGGTCAGGAGCGATGTTTACTCATTACGCACCTACTATATGGGTTTAGTTGACGAAAACAATAAAGTTAACTTTTACGATGGAAAGATAAGGGTTGTCGACCCCTATGGTAATGAATTCGTAAAATTTGATGCGAAAGATTATTTGAATCACATAGCTGAACGTGTTGAGGAATGGACGTACGTTAAGCTTCCATACTTGAGAAAGGTTGGATGGAAGGGCTTTATTGACGGTCCTGAAAGCGGGATTTATCGTGTTGGCCCCCTTGGTAGACTTAATGCCTCTGAAGGTATGGCGACGCCACTAGCCCAAGAAGAATATCGGCTCATGTATAGGACGTTAGGTGGAAAACCAGTGCACTCTACGCTAGCCTATCACTGGGCTAGGCTCATAGAGCTGCTTTACGCGGCTGAGCGCGCCGCTGAGCTCATTAAGGATCCGGAAATAACCAGCAGGAACATTCGGAATAAGCCGGATGAGCCGGGGGAGGGCGTTGGGGTTGTTGAGGCGGCGAGGGGCACATTAATCCACCATTATGTGCTGGATAAAAATGCGTTGGTTAAGGATGTTAACTTGATTGTTGCCACAGTAAATAATGTCCCCTCAATAAACATATCGATACGTAACGCTGCAAAAGGTTTAATACACGGTGGAAAAGTTGATCAGAGTTTGCTTAACATGGTGGAGATGGCTTTTAGGGCGTATGATCCGTGTCTTGCATGTGCAACGCACTTCGCGGTTGGCCAAATGCCGCTGCTCATAGAGATATACGATAGCCGCGGGAAGTTGATCGGGGAGGTGCGGAGGTAA